A stretch of Endozoicomonas sp. SCSIO W0465 DNA encodes these proteins:
- a CDS encoding SET domain-containing protein-lysine N-methyltransferase produces MRRNYCALKTLKSSSGRRLPEKAKVEAFLKLGCLKEGWQGNDKAVKEKPLDRVLVTRISSMCHGKGLPEKAKVEAFLKLGCLKEGWRGIDKAVKDKPIDRILVTSISSMCHGKGLPEKAKIEAFLKLSCLKGAWPGIDEAVKDKPLDLALVSNISSMCNGKGLPEKSKVAAFLKLGCLKVGWQGIDEAVKDQPLDRALVTNISSMCNGKGLPEKAKIEAFLKLGCLKEGCQGIDEAVKEKPLDRVLVTRISSMCHGKGLPEKAKVEAFLKLGCLKQGWQGIDEAVKDQPLDRTLVAHISSMCHGKGLPEKAKMEAFLKLGCLKKGWQGNDDAVKDKPLDRALVTNISSMASGKGLPEKAKVEAFLKLGCLKEGWQGNDKAVKDQALDRALVTHISSMCQGKGFPEKSKVKAFLKLDCLKQGWQGIDEAVKDQPLDRTLVAHISSMCHGKGLPEKAKMEAFLKLGCLKEGWQGNDEAVKDKPLNQALVTNISSMTSGKGFPEKSKVEAFLKLDCLKQGWQGIDEAVKEQPLDRALVTHISSMCHGKGLPGKAKMEAFLKLGCLKKGWQGNDEVVKDKPIDRALVTNISSMMSGRGLPEKAKVEAFLKLGCLKEGWQGNDEAVKGKPMDRGLVTSISCMCNGKGLPEKAKVKAILKQRSENTQDDEILVIKEEATDLISLPHRINDLAPLWVAEQSVKREVVDSRQKQTTFFSQIDIPNDRSIRKSIHESIAKYQALDDEQREQYLQERMSVQKHDGAIFSELKGQEEVVASRDISQWELLGHYAGKQYHDNTYQQGARVMGAALANIDRYSFAPAHGVFISGYRQGNITSLINAFSTYSDKEKNSPEQNVSFLRHRNQQGQWMVFIIAIKPIPAKESLWIDYGEQYWQAARAPIAISDDNSEAL; encoded by the coding sequence ATGCGCCGGAACTATTGTGCTCTTAAAACTCTAAAGTCGAGTTCTGGTAGACGCTTACCAGAAAAGGCGAAAGTAGAAGCCTTCCTGAAGCTGGGCTGTTTGAAAGAGGGATGGCAGGGCAATGATAAGGCCGTTAAGGAAAAGCCGCTCGACCGGGTACTGGTCACCAGGATTTCCTCCATGTGTCATGGCAAAGGCTTACCGGAGAAGGCAAAAGTAGAAGCCTTTCTGAAGCTGGGCTGCCTGAAAGAGGGATGGCGGGGCATTGATAAGGCCGTTAAGGACAAGCCGATTGACCGGATACTGGTCACCAGCATTTCCTCCATGTGTCATGGCAAAGGCTTACCAGAAAAGGCGAAAATTGAAGCCTTCCTGAAGTTGAGTTGCTTGAAAGGGGCATGGCCGGGCATTGATGAGGCCGTTAAGGACAAGCCGCTCGATCTGGCACTGGTCAGCAATATTTCCTCTATGTGTAATGGCAAAGGCTTACCGGAAAAGTCGAAAGTGGCGGCCTTCCTGAAGTTGGGCTGCCTGAAAGTGGGATGGCAGGGCATTGATGAGGCCGTTAAGGACCAGCCGCTCGACCGGGCACTGGTCACCAACATTTCCTCCATGTGTAATGGCAAAGGCTTACCGGAAAAGGCGAAAATAGAGGCTTTCCTGAAGCTGGGTTGCCTGAAAGAGGGATGTCAGGGCATTGATGAGGCCGTTAAGGAAAAACCGCTCGACCGGGTACTGGTCACCAGGATTTCCTCCATGTGTCATGGCAAAGGCTTACCGGAGAAGGCAAAAGTAGAAGCCTTTCTGAAGCTGGGCTGCCTGAAACAGGGATGGCAGGGTATTGATGAGGCCGTTAAGGACCAGCCGCTCGACCGTACACTGGTCGCCCACATTTCCTCCATGTGTCATGGCAAAGGCTTACCGGAAAAGGCGAAAATGGAAGCCTTCCTGAAGCTGGGCTGTCTGAAAAAGGGATGGCAGGGCAATGATGATGCCGTTAAGGATAAGCCGCTCGATCGGGCTCTGGTCACCAATATTTCCTCTATGGCGTCTGGCAAAGGCTTACCAGAAAAGGCGAAAGTGGAAGCCTTCCTGAAGTTAGGCTGCCTGAAAGAGGGATGGCAGGGCAATGATAAGGCCGTTAAGGACCAGGCGCTCGACCGGGCACTGGTCACCCACATTTCCTCCATGTGTCAGGGCAAAGGCTTTCCGGAAAAGTCGAAAGTAAAAGCTTTCCTGAAGCTGGACTGCCTGAAACAGGGATGGCAGGGCATTGATGAAGCCGTTAAGGACCAGCCACTCGACCGGACACTGGTCGCCCACATTTCCTCCATGTGTCATGGCAAAGGCTTACCGGAAAAAGCGAAAATGGAAGCCTTCCTCAAGCTGGGCTGCCTGAAAGAGGGATGGCAGGGTAATGATGAGGCCGTTAAGGATAAGCCGCTCAATCAGGCTCTGGTCACCAATATTTCCTCTATGACGTCTGGCAAAGGCTTTCCGGAAAAGTCGAAAGTAGAAGCTTTCCTAAAGCTGGACTGCCTGAAACAGGGATGGCAGGGCATTGATGAGGCCGTTAAGGAGCAGCCGCTCGACCGGGCACTGGTCACCCACATTTCCTCCATGTGTCATGGCAAAGGCTTACCGGGAAAGGCGAAAATGGAAGCCTTCCTGAAGCTGGGCTGCCTGAAAAAGGGATGGCAGGGCAATGATGAGGTTGTTAAGGATAAGCCGATCGATCGGGCTCTGGTCACCAATATTTCCTCTATGATGTCTGGCAGAGGCTTACCGGAAAAGGCGAAAGTTGAAGCCTTTCTGAAACTGGGCTGCCTGAAAGAGGGATGGCAGGGCAATGATGAGGCCGTTAAGGGCAAGCCGATGGACCGGGGACTGGTCACCAGCATATCCTGCATGTGTAATGGCAAAGGCTTACCGGAAAAGGCGAAAGTTAAAGCCATCCTGAAGCAGCGGTCCGAAAACACTCAGGACGATGAGATACTTGTTATAAAAGAAGAGGCAACTGATTTAATCTCGTTACCTCATCGTATTAATGACCTGGCTCCATTATGGGTGGCAGAACAGTCTGTCAAAAGGGAAGTCGTTGACAGCAGGCAAAAACAAACAACCTTCTTCAGTCAGATCGACATACCAAATGACAGATCGATCAGAAAAAGCATTCATGAGTCCATAGCAAAGTATCAAGCGCTGGATGACGAGCAAAGAGAGCAGTATTTACAAGAGCGAATGTCCGTTCAAAAACACGATGGAGCAATCTTTAGTGAGTTAAAAGGTCAGGAAGAGGTCGTTGCCAGCAGGGATATTTCGCAATGGGAGCTGTTGGGGCATTACGCAGGTAAGCAATACCATGACAACACATACCAACAGGGAGCACGTGTCATGGGTGCTGCATTGGCCAATATTGACCGCTATAGCTTCGCTCCTGCTCATGGTGTTTTCATCTCAGGGTACAGACAGGGAAATATAACGTCGTTGATCAATGCTTTTAGTACTTACTCTGATAAGGAAAAAAATTCCCCGGAACAAAATGTTTCGTTTCTGAGGCACAGGAATCAGCAAGGGCAGTGGATGGTGTTTATCATCGCGATAAAACCCATACCCGCTAAAGAAAGCCTTTGGATTGATTATGGGGAACAATACTGGCAGGCAGCACGAGCGCCTATAGCAATCTCTGACGATAACTCTGAAGCTTTATAA
- a CDS encoding transposase, with translation MTKFEMVAMLTSDHQVILRELASYTTFLAGALSSTAVPTFCELLFGCMLSADGFVTQALLTIDFHCVWSSYHHWLSQGKWQWKNLARHLIRLVCSKAPENQPVVLGLDDWVIERFSDKAPACRTHHQHSKKRNRPTYIWGQCWVSLAIIFERAADEVFTAIPVISFPTPASGNTSKLKIAVAMLRVVRNEVKDRVLRLLTDCWYMNWTLIKPALEMNIEVVGQIPSNRALYALPPAPTVKKRGRPKKYGIKMTTEQVKKLPEEKATVWMYGKFRKIRYRTLICRARFLKGREVRVVWSRFENDKGLTESRIFISTNPELEGLEVLRAYSRRWPVEPMFHQLKHAFGCCHLWQQKLRTLLRWMHLKMAGYALLQLLTVCKNQACLNISRIPWRSPDTTTAGMMKIALSGIIPRFSIRKGWNRYKQKYEFNFRDLIDQLIPDNSEAA, from the coding sequence ATGACGAAATTCGAGATGGTTGCCATGCTCACTTCAGATCATCAAGTAATCCTCAGGGAGCTCGCTTCATATACAACCTTTCTTGCTGGAGCGCTATCATCAACTGCAGTACCAACGTTCTGCGAACTGCTGTTCGGTTGCATGCTTTCAGCCGACGGCTTTGTTACACAGGCGTTGTTAACAATTGATTTTCATTGTGTGTGGAGCAGCTACCACCACTGGCTATCTCAGGGCAAGTGGCAATGGAAGAACTTGGCACGCCACTTGATCCGTCTGGTCTGCTCCAAAGCTCCTGAGAATCAACCTGTGGTCCTGGGGCTTGATGACTGGGTAATCGAACGGTTTTCCGACAAAGCCCCTGCTTGTCGTACACATCATCAACACAGCAAGAAACGCAATCGGCCGACGTACATCTGGGGGCAGTGTTGGGTTTCCCTGGCCATCATATTTGAGCGGGCTGCAGATGAAGTATTTACCGCCATACCGGTGATCTCATTTCCGACACCAGCTTCAGGTAACACCAGCAAACTGAAAATTGCCGTGGCCATGCTCAGGGTGGTACGCAATGAAGTGAAGGATCGAGTGCTACGCCTGCTAACCGATTGCTGGTATATGAACTGGACACTGATAAAGCCAGCTCTGGAAATGAACATAGAAGTTGTTGGTCAGATACCTTCAAATCGGGCCCTCTATGCTTTGCCGCCAGCACCCACCGTAAAGAAGCGAGGGCGCCCAAAAAAGTACGGCATCAAGATGACGACAGAACAGGTTAAGAAACTGCCGGAAGAAAAAGCAACAGTATGGATGTACGGCAAATTTCGCAAAATACGTTATCGTACCCTGATCTGTCGCGCCAGATTCCTTAAAGGTCGTGAAGTACGCGTCGTCTGGAGTCGCTTTGAAAATGACAAAGGTCTGACCGAAAGCAGAATATTCATCTCGACCAATCCGGAACTTGAGGGACTGGAGGTGCTTCGTGCCTATTCCCGGAGATGGCCGGTAGAGCCAATGTTTCACCAACTCAAACATGCTTTTGGCTGTTGCCATTTATGGCAGCAGAAATTGCGAACACTGCTTCGATGGATGCATTTGAAAATGGCAGGCTATGCATTATTGCAGTTATTAACCGTTTGTAAAAATCAGGCATGTCTGAATATTTCTCGGATACCCTGGAGAAGCCCGGATACAACCACTGCAGGCATGATGAAAATTGCTCTTTCAGGAATTATTCCGAGGTTCTCTATTCGCAAGGGCTGGAACAGATATAAGCAAAAATATGAGTTCAATTTTCGCGATCTGATCGACCAGTTAATACCGGATAATTCAGAAGCAGCATAA
- a CDS encoding IS1182 family transposase: MTTKQKVHIDRTPQFDIFAPITQSEVESKPVNPSHSSQRCFISPDAETIYLGNTSLKNYLELAGQKTPAIIASLLEEQDWSEFEALYKNTGRPPYAPRCMVGLILYGIMQGTTSLRALERLARMDLGCMWVSGGIFPDHANIGRFINRHAEHLTGSFFESIVKTVLRRTHSKGDRLAGDGTVVEAACSHYHLIREEAVKTALEEAQQQLEKAPEDPIKKADVEKKTDVFNKLQERQALRKRAGSKPEDIRISPVEPEAVVQKMKRGRGHAASYKPSVLVNEQRVVLAQAVDPSNEAAVIPEMLDQAGRITGSQPDELLLDAGYCCESVITTTLERDISLLCPEGRQPGELKKSKQFQKGHFRYDEVTDSYQCPAGQQLRLLYKPGNPDRPRAQWVYGGAPCDHCPLRSQCTTSKTGRRIRRFKVDDARDALKTAMEHPAAKAVFKKRQAMVEPVFGYLRTVQGLNRFRRRGLKAVRLEFSLHLLAYNLSRVAAAYFTAILWPIGRSIRALRLYTKNNAATLQIYNDGSITK, from the coding sequence ATGACGACAAAACAAAAAGTACACATTGATCGAACGCCCCAATTCGATATTTTTGCGCCCATCACCCAGAGTGAAGTGGAAAGTAAACCGGTAAATCCTTCGCATTCATCGCAAAGGTGCTTTATTTCTCCTGATGCTGAAACTATTTACCTGGGTAATACATCGCTCAAAAACTATCTTGAGCTGGCTGGTCAGAAAACCCCGGCTATCATAGCATCGCTTTTGGAAGAGCAGGATTGGTCAGAGTTTGAAGCACTTTACAAGAACACTGGTCGCCCACCCTATGCACCTCGCTGCATGGTCGGATTGATTCTCTATGGCATTATGCAGGGCACTACCTCTTTGCGGGCACTGGAGCGGCTGGCACGAATGGATCTCGGCTGCATGTGGGTCAGCGGTGGAATATTCCCCGACCATGCTAATATTGGCCGCTTTATTAACCGCCACGCCGAGCACCTGACCGGCTCTTTCTTTGAGTCCATAGTAAAAACAGTACTCAGGAGAACGCATTCAAAAGGTGATCGTCTTGCCGGTGATGGTACTGTAGTTGAGGCTGCTTGCTCCCATTACCACCTGATCAGGGAAGAAGCAGTAAAAACCGCTCTGGAAGAAGCTCAACAGCAGTTAGAAAAAGCACCGGAAGACCCCATCAAAAAGGCCGATGTCGAAAAAAAGACAGATGTCTTTAACAAGCTACAGGAGCGTCAAGCACTACGAAAGCGGGCAGGTAGCAAGCCAGAAGATATTCGTATTAGCCCCGTTGAGCCCGAGGCTGTCGTTCAGAAAATGAAGCGGGGACGGGGGCATGCCGCATCGTATAAGCCATCAGTATTGGTCAATGAGCAAAGGGTGGTGTTAGCACAGGCTGTGGATCCAAGTAACGAGGCGGCGGTTATCCCCGAGATGCTTGATCAGGCTGGCCGTATCACAGGCTCCCAGCCCGATGAATTATTGCTGGATGCAGGCTACTGTTGTGAGTCAGTCATTACCACCACGTTGGAGCGGGATATCAGTCTTTTGTGCCCTGAGGGCCGTCAACCTGGAGAATTGAAAAAGAGTAAACAATTCCAGAAAGGGCACTTCAGGTATGATGAAGTCACAGACAGTTACCAATGTCCGGCAGGTCAACAGCTAAGGCTACTCTATAAGCCCGGGAACCCCGATCGGCCAAGGGCGCAATGGGTTTATGGTGGAGCGCCTTGTGATCACTGCCCCCTTCGAAGCCAATGCACAACCAGTAAGACTGGCCGTCGAATCAGGCGTTTCAAAGTAGACGACGCAAGGGATGCGTTGAAAACAGCCATGGAACATCCGGCAGCAAAGGCGGTGTTCAAAAAACGACAGGCAATGGTTGAGCCTGTGTTTGGTTATCTGAGAACGGTGCAGGGCTTAAATCGGTTTCGTCGTCGGGGACTGAAGGCTGTCAGACTGGAATTTAGTCTCCACTTGCTGGCTTATAACCTGAGCCGGGTAGCAGCGGCTTATTTCACAGCTATTTTGTGGCCTATTGGACGCAGCATAAGGGCACTTAGGCTATATACAAAAAATAATGCAGCGACGTTACAGATATACAATGATGGCAGTATAACCAAATAA